One Gimesia sp. genomic window carries:
- the hisI gene encoding phosphoribosyl-AMP cyclohydrolase codes for MSDGIQFAGRTSVEQVEEGNELAPKFDQDGLIPVVTTDYTSGELLMHAYMNEEALKKTIELGEAVYWSRSRQVLWHKGATSGLVQKVKELLIDDDQDTVWLRVDVMGGGASCHVGYRSCFYRRVPVGEEGKEKGLALEFTETEKVFDPKEVYGDAPNPTKL; via the coding sequence ATGTCAGATGGAATTCAATTCGCTGGAAGGACTTCAGTCGAGCAGGTAGAAGAAGGAAACGAACTGGCCCCCAAGTTTGACCAGGACGGTTTGATTCCGGTTGTCACCACCGACTACACCTCAGGTGAATTGCTGATGCATGCCTACATGAACGAGGAAGCACTCAAGAAGACCATTGAACTGGGTGAAGCCGTCTACTGGAGCCGCAGCCGACAGGTGCTCTGGCACAAAGGTGCTACCAGCGGGCTGGTCCAGAAAGTCAAAGAACTGCTGATCGACGATGACCAGGATACGGTCTGGCTGCGTGTCGATGTCATGGGAGGGGGGGCCAGCTGTCACGTTGGTTATCGCTCCTGTTTCTATCGCCGTGTGCCCGTTGGTGAAGAAGGCAAAGAGAAAGGCCTGGCGCTCGAATTTACGGAAACCGAAAAGGTTTTCGATCCGAAAGAGGTTTATGGAGACGCTCCCAATCCAACCAAACTGTAA
- a CDS encoding NAD(P)H-hydrate epimerase, with product MSPIERLSREEVRSVDQRTIEEFGLPGIALMENAGRGVFELLVSLKAQGPIKICAGKGNNGGDGFVIARHLDNAGIPVEVYLLTDPEQLTGDAATNYRVASRMGLSIQADPDLQDPERFRAFLDSAEWIVDALLGTGVQGEVREPFATAIRMMNAAPANILAIDLPSGLDCDTGLPLGECIVASQTATMVAEKLGFAEPKSQQYTGTVHVLGIGAPRQIITELLQKQ from the coding sequence ATGTCACCAATCGAACGACTCAGCCGGGAAGAAGTTCGCAGCGTCGACCAGCGTACGATTGAAGAATTCGGGCTCCCGGGAATTGCCCTGATGGAGAATGCCGGTCGCGGCGTGTTCGAGTTACTCGTCTCGCTCAAAGCCCAGGGGCCCATCAAAATCTGTGCGGGCAAAGGTAATAACGGCGGGGATGGCTTCGTCATCGCCCGTCACCTGGACAATGCCGGCATCCCCGTCGAAGTCTATCTGCTCACCGATCCCGAACAGCTCACCGGCGATGCCGCCACGAATTACCGGGTCGCTTCGCGGATGGGTCTCTCGATTCAAGCCGACCCCGATCTGCAGGATCCGGAACGTTTTCGTGCGTTTCTCGATTCAGCCGAGTGGATCGTCGACGCCCTGTTGGGGACCGGCGTGCAGGGAGAGGTTCGCGAACCCTTCGCCACCGCCATCCGGATGATGAATGCAGCCCCCGCCAACATCCTGGCCATCGATCTTCCATCAGGCCTCGACTGTGACACGGGACTGCCACTGGGAGAATGCATTGTCGCATCGCAAACGGCGACCATGGTGGCGGAAAAGCTGGGTTTCGCGGAACCGAAGTCTCAGCAATATACGGGGACCGTACATGTGCTGGGGATCGGTGCACCGCGACAGATCATCACGGAACTCCTGCAAAAACAGTAG
- a CDS encoding 6-carboxytetrahydropterin synthase → MGMTIMRRVKFNAGHRLFRHEGKCQFFHGHNYIADFYVTGPETDAVGRIIDFAQLKALLKGWIDENWDHGFLLNIEDENGLNAIRMVEPTKYFVLPYNPTAENMARYLLDEVCPNLLNDLGVQAVKVVIWETEESCAEATLDQKDKTDAGLLDAFETDSFPTGFHW, encoded by the coding sequence ATGGGTATGACAATTATGCGACGGGTCAAGTTTAACGCCGGACACCGTCTGTTTCGCCACGAAGGAAAATGCCAGTTCTTTCACGGCCATAATTACATCGCTGATTTTTACGTCACCGGCCCGGAAACGGACGCCGTGGGGCGGATCATCGACTTTGCGCAACTCAAGGCGCTGCTGAAAGGCTGGATCGACGAAAACTGGGATCACGGCTTCCTGCTCAACATCGAAGACGAAAATGGCCTGAACGCAATCCGCATGGTCGAACCGACCAAGTACTTCGTACTGCCTTACAATCCGACCGCGGAAAACATGGCCCGCTACCTGCTGGACGAAGTCTGTCCGAATCTGCTCAACGACCTGGGCGTGCAGGCCGTTAAAGTCGTGATCTGGGAAACCGAAGAGTCCTGTGCCGAAGCTACTCTGGACCAGAAAGACAAAACGGACGCCGGCCTGCTCGATGCTTTTGAAACCGATTCATTCCCGACCGGGTTTCACTGGTAA
- a CDS encoding Crp/Fnr family transcriptional regulator, with translation MDKNFWFLKNCDLFERLSEDQIAQVERNASVKQFARGNMVYLPTETSDSVYLLLNGRIKLYHITGEGKQALLALIEPGELFGELAILGGGEREEYAEAMLKSTILRIPGVVIQDLMHQHPEVSLGVTKLMGLRRQRVEQRLKSLLFRSNRDRLTHLLLELAEKYGRFTPEGVLINIKLSHQELASIIGSTRETVTVLLGELQDERSIDIQKRHIILRKARYLAHSIDFKLTPAFQSKPDQSGEFVLRGAEA, from the coding sequence ATGGACAAAAACTTCTGGTTTCTCAAGAACTGTGACCTCTTCGAACGACTGAGCGAAGATCAAATCGCCCAGGTCGAACGGAATGCGTCCGTCAAACAGTTCGCGCGGGGAAACATGGTTTATCTCCCCACCGAAACCAGCGACTCGGTCTACCTGCTACTCAACGGCAGAATCAAGCTCTACCACATCACGGGGGAAGGCAAACAGGCTCTGCTGGCACTGATCGAGCCGGGTGAGCTGTTTGGGGAACTGGCGATCCTCGGCGGCGGCGAACGTGAAGAGTATGCCGAAGCCATGCTGAAATCGACCATTCTCCGCATTCCCGGAGTCGTGATTCAGGATCTGATGCACCAGCATCCTGAAGTCTCTCTGGGTGTGACCAAGCTGATGGGACTCCGACGGCAACGGGTGGAACAGCGGCTCAAATCCCTGCTGTTTCGCTCCAACCGCGATCGGCTGACGCATCTGCTGCTGGAACTGGCGGAAAAATACGGGCGGTTTACCCCCGAAGGCGTTCTGATCAATATCAAACTCTCGCACCAGGAACTGGCGAGTATTATCGGCAGCACACGTGAAACCGTGACTGTCCTGCTGGGCGAACTGCAGGACGAACGCAGTATCGATATCCAGAAACGACACATCATCCTCAGAAAGGCCCGCTATCTGGCTCATTCGATTGATTTCAAACTCACCCCCGCCTTTCAGTCCAAACCGGATCAGTCGGGAGAATTTGTCTTAAGAGGAGCGGAAGCCTGA
- the rpsN gene encoding 30S ribosomal protein S14: MASKSKIEKQKRIYALVEKHAEKRAELIAKGDYEGLAKLPRNSSRTRMRRLCQLTGRPRGNYRKFQISRIALRDMALDGLIPGMKKSSW; this comes from the coding sequence ATGGCATCCAAATCGAAGATTGAAAAACAGAAGAGAATTTACGCTCTGGTAGAAAAGCATGCTGAAAAGCGGGCTGAGCTGATTGCTAAAGGGGACTACGAAGGCCTTGCCAAACTGCCTCGTAACTCCAGCCGCACCCGTATGCGTCGTCTCTGTCAGCTGACAGGTCGTCCTCGTGGTAACTACCGTAAGTTCCAGATTTCGCGTATCGCTCTGCGGGATATGGCTTTAGATGGCCTGATCCCCGGCATGAAAAAATCCAGCTGGTAA
- a CDS encoding WYL domain-containing protein, which yields MVAGRIHRLLKLIALLQSGRVFNSAQLASACEVSRRTVFRDLRTLQESGIYVLFDEEKQGYSLPSRTIVPFKDLTFEEALALFVLCQDLDQTTVGLPFDQFARSASAKVLNSLPDALRENVIDAAQTISVWGTPVNPSEFSASHHKNLFQAAISRKNIRIQYAVPGENKPQSTMLSPYHILYANRQWYTVGRSSVDRGIKAFPVLSIVKSEILDETFSRPSRFKLDRYLGNSWNPIRGNGKRVSVKIRFQSTLAQKVSQIMWDPSQEIRKLKGGLIEFRARVDTLEELIGWVLSFGDQAEVVTPRAFRDLIQQQASAIAQIYSK from the coding sequence ATGGTGGCAGGACGAATCCATCGTCTCCTGAAGCTGATTGCGCTGTTACAATCGGGACGAGTTTTTAATTCCGCACAACTTGCCAGCGCATGCGAAGTCAGCCGCAGGACGGTATTCCGCGATCTGAGAACGCTGCAGGAATCGGGTATCTATGTACTCTTCGACGAGGAAAAGCAGGGGTATTCACTTCCCTCGAGAACCATCGTCCCCTTCAAGGACCTCACCTTTGAAGAGGCACTGGCCCTCTTTGTGCTTTGCCAGGATCTCGACCAGACCACCGTCGGCCTCCCCTTTGACCAGTTTGCCCGCTCCGCATCCGCCAAGGTCCTGAACAGTCTGCCCGACGCACTCCGCGAAAACGTCATTGATGCAGCTCAGACCATTTCCGTCTGGGGCACCCCGGTGAATCCGAGTGAATTCAGTGCCAGTCACCACAAGAACCTGTTTCAGGCTGCCATCTCGCGAAAGAATATCCGCATTCAATACGCTGTTCCCGGGGAGAATAAACCACAGTCCACGATGCTCAGCCCCTATCATATCCTTTACGCCAACCGTCAATGGTACACGGTGGGACGCTCTTCCGTAGATCGGGGGATCAAAGCGTTTCCCGTTCTGAGCATTGTGAAATCCGAAATCCTGGATGAAACCTTCAGTCGCCCCTCCCGCTTCAAACTGGACCGTTATCTGGGCAATTCGTGGAACCCGATTCGAGGAAACGGAAAACGCGTGTCGGTGAAGATTCGCTTTCAGAGTACTCTGGCCCAGAAAGTGTCCCAGATCATGTGGGACCCTTCCCAGGAGATCAGGAAGCTGAAGGGGGGACTGATTGAATTCCGGGCCCGGGTCGACACACTTGAGGAACTGATCGGCTGGGTCCTGAGCTTTGGCGATCAGGCGGAGGTGGTCACCCCGCGGGCGTTTCGCGATCTGATTCAGCAGCAGGCCTCCGCGATCGCACAGATTTACAGTAAATAA
- a CDS encoding SDR family oxidoreductase, protein MIDEYSDRWALITGASSGIGLEFAHRLAARGMHLVLTARRQEQLEELAADLLTRHGTKTEVVVLDLSEPEAPRKLYDEINARGVQIELLINNAGFSVVSDIASTDRERVMQMVQLNMGALTDLTYLYLPEMMERGHGGIINIASVAAFQPVAYMSAYAASKSYVLHFTEGLWAEARDKGVTVTALCPGTTQTEFFDVAGVEGWLKKHRYQTVDQVVKTGLKALEKKRQYMVSGWGNYLLSLLVRIATRRTVVVESMKYFRPQPQKEKK, encoded by the coding sequence GTGATAGACGAATATTCTGATCGATGGGCTCTGATTACGGGTGCTTCATCCGGAATCGGCCTTGAATTTGCGCACCGGCTGGCTGCACGGGGAATGCATCTGGTACTGACGGCACGTCGTCAGGAGCAGCTGGAAGAGCTGGCTGCCGACCTGCTGACCCGCCATGGTACCAAAACGGAAGTCGTCGTACTGGACCTTTCCGAACCGGAGGCACCCCGAAAACTCTACGATGAGATCAACGCACGTGGTGTGCAGATCGAACTGCTGATCAACAATGCCGGTTTCAGCGTGGTTTCGGATATTGCCTCGACCGACCGGGAACGGGTGATGCAGATGGTGCAGCTGAATATGGGCGCATTGACCGATCTGACTTACCTCTATCTGCCCGAAATGATGGAACGGGGACACGGCGGAATTATCAACATCGCCTCGGTCGCCGCGTTTCAGCCGGTGGCTTACATGTCTGCTTATGCAGCCAGCAAAAGTTACGTACTGCACTTCACCGAGGGACTCTGGGCGGAAGCCCGCGACAAAGGGGTGACAGTGACTGCACTCTGCCCCGGAACGACGCAGACCGAGTTCTTCGATGTGGCCGGCGTAGAAGGCTGGCTGAAGAAGCATCGCTATCAGACCGTCGATCAGGTGGTCAAGACCGGCCTCAAAGCCCTGGAAAAGAAACGCCAGTATATGGTTTCCGGCTGGGGCAATTACCTGCTCTCTCTGCTGGTCCGCATCGCGACCCGCCGCACGGTGGTGGTCGAATCGATGAAATATTTCCGCCCGCAGCCTCAGAAAGAGAAAAAATAG
- the rpsR gene encoding 30S ribosomal protein S18, with translation MSVGLSRKEIVKRRKKRARLKKKLKCRFCPDGNIPRPVYVDYKDLRTLRSLLDREGRILPRRRTGTSALYQRAVRKAVLRARFIGLLPYVAED, from the coding sequence ATGTCAGTCGGTTTATCCCGTAAAGAGATTGTCAAACGTCGTAAAAAACGAGCTCGTCTGAAAAAGAAGCTCAAATGCCGGTTCTGCCCGGATGGTAACATTCCACGTCCCGTCTATGTCGATTACAAGGATCTGAGAACCCTGCGTTCTCTCCTGGATCGCGAAGGACGTATCCTGCCCCGTCGTCGGACAGGGACTTCTGCTCTCTACCAGCGTGCAGTGCGGAAAGCCGTTCTGCGGGCCCGCTTCATCGGTCTGCTGCCTTACGTTGCAGAAGACTAA